In Providencia rettgeri, the following proteins share a genomic window:
- a CDS encoding cupin domain-containing protein has product MSLFLSKEMISYDMDLNRNEGEESKIQAKFIHGTGFTIAFWTFKPKAIIPEHTHEHETATTILKGSLRLTVDGRTVFLHAGDSFIIPSWAVHDAEALESSEVIDVYTPVREDYLARQNGALTTYLNISQSK; this is encoded by the coding sequence ATGAGCCTTTTTTTGTCTAAAGAAATGATCTCCTATGATATGGACCTAAACCGTAATGAAGGAGAGGAAAGCAAAATACAAGCCAAGTTCATTCATGGTACGGGTTTTACCATCGCGTTTTGGACATTCAAGCCAAAAGCGATTATCCCAGAACATACTCATGAACATGAAACTGCAACAACGATATTGAAAGGTTCCTTAAGACTAACTGTTGATGGCCGAACTGTTTTCTTGCATGCAGGCGACTCTTTTATCATCCCTTCGTGGGCCGTTCATGATGCAGAGGCTCTCGAATCTTCAGAAGTCATTGATGTGTATACACCTGTGCGTGAAGATTACCTTGCAAGACAAAATGGCGCACTCACAACATACTTAAATATATCTCAGTCAAAATAA
- a CDS encoding prephenate dehydratase domain-containing protein: MLTIHTLGPKGTNCEKAAHYYLEKNNLDGNVILHETLEVAVEEIKKDNNCILLGCIVYPYLHNIVFQNLTFLKITDCFVLDTHNMLFASRYTDLSKIKKIGSHAAPKDLFSEVNGLNKPIEPLLFNSNSEAALQCANGTVDACITTLKTAKSHNLNILHDFGSVPMGFSIHSKIN; the protein is encoded by the coding sequence ATGCTTACTATCCATACTTTAGGCCCTAAAGGAACAAATTGTGAGAAAGCTGCACATTACTATTTAGAAAAAAATAACTTAGATGGCAATGTTATATTACATGAAACACTTGAAGTCGCTGTAGAAGAAATAAAAAAGGATAATAACTGTATATTACTCGGTTGTATTGTTTATCCTTATTTACACAACATCGTATTTCAAAATTTAACTTTTTTAAAGATCACCGATTGCTTTGTATTGGATACTCATAATATGTTATTTGCAAGCCGCTATACTGACCTGAGTAAAATTAAAAAAATCGGTTCACATGCTGCACCCAAAGATTTATTTTCAGAGGTTAATGGTTTAAATAAACCAATTGAGCCTCTATTGTTTAATTCAAATAGTGAAGCAGCTTTACAATGTGCTAATGGAACTGTTGATGCATGTATTACTACTCTAAAAACAGCCAAAAGCCATAACCTCAATATATTACATGACTTTGGCTCCGTTCCTATGGGTTTCTCAATTCACTCAAAAATTAATTAG